The proteins below are encoded in one region of Amycolatopsis acidiphila:
- a CDS encoding tyrosine-type recombinase/integrase, with product MTFKGTTYKRCTCTKPGTKKQLGSQCPKLKRANGMWSSNHGTWSFQAELPKTHDGSRRTRRRHGFASQTDAQEQLGKIADLVELGEGRGDTALATIGDLIDNRLRTGEPFPTPDEVAQQLDAGNASLGAMPTVGEWLTSWITTRKKIREGTRIAYQFHITNWLIPHLGHYRLDALTVDHISRMFDAMAERNDTITAAKDSDDPEVRKTAHGLRVMGAATMQRYRATLRAALNAAIRAQKITFNPAAYVELPSGRRPKALLWTPDRVERWQRTGQKPSRVMVWTPEQIGKFLDQAEGHPYYALFHLIAYRGLRRGEACGLPWWNIELSNRSITISTAIVQLGWKAEFGEPKSEASGRIIALDEATTLVLRRQKKHQNELRAAAGTAWLEHELVCTERDGSPLHPAKLTDAFHAIADAAELPPVRLHDLRHGAATLMLAAGADLKVVQELLGHSTIAVTADTYAHVLPELARETAEAAASIVPRNQRRNRPTAA from the coding sequence ATGACTTTCAAAGGCACCACCTACAAACGTTGCACCTGCACGAAGCCCGGCACCAAGAAACAACTCGGCTCCCAATGCCCGAAACTCAAGCGCGCCAACGGCATGTGGAGTTCCAACCACGGAACCTGGTCGTTTCAAGCCGAGCTTCCCAAAACCCACGACGGGAGCCGCCGCACCCGCAGGCGGCACGGCTTCGCCTCCCAGACTGACGCACAAGAACAACTGGGAAAAATCGCCGATCTCGTCGAACTCGGTGAAGGACGCGGCGACACCGCACTCGCCACGATCGGCGACCTCATCGACAACCGGCTGCGCACCGGCGAACCGTTCCCCACACCGGACGAGGTCGCCCAGCAGCTCGATGCGGGCAACGCCAGCCTCGGAGCCATGCCCACCGTCGGCGAATGGCTGACCAGTTGGATCACCACTCGCAAGAAGATCAGGGAAGGAACCCGGATCGCCTACCAGTTCCACATCACCAACTGGCTGATCCCGCACCTGGGCCACTACCGGCTCGACGCGCTCACCGTCGACCACATCTCCCGGATGTTCGACGCGATGGCCGAACGCAACGACACCATCACCGCAGCCAAGGACAGCGACGACCCCGAGGTCCGCAAGACCGCGCACGGTCTGCGGGTCATGGGCGCGGCCACCATGCAGCGCTACCGCGCCACCCTGCGCGCCGCGCTCAACGCCGCCATCCGCGCCCAGAAAATCACCTTCAACCCGGCCGCCTACGTCGAGCTGCCTTCCGGGCGCCGCCCGAAGGCTCTGTTGTGGACACCGGACCGGGTCGAGCGGTGGCAGCGCACCGGACAGAAACCGTCGCGGGTCATGGTGTGGACACCCGAGCAGATCGGAAAGTTCCTCGACCAAGCAGAGGGGCACCCCTACTACGCGCTGTTCCACCTCATCGCCTACCGGGGCCTGCGGCGCGGTGAAGCCTGTGGGCTGCCGTGGTGGAACATCGAGCTGTCCAACCGGTCGATCACCATCTCCACCGCGATCGTGCAGCTGGGCTGGAAGGCCGAGTTCGGCGAGCCTAAGAGCGAAGCCTCCGGCCGCATCATCGCCCTCGACGAAGCCACCACCCTGGTGCTGCGGCGGCAGAAGAAACACCAGAACGAATTGCGCGCGGCGGCCGGAACCGCATGGTTGGAGCACGAGCTGGTGTGCACCGAACGCGACGGCAGCCCGCTGCACCCGGCCAAGCTCACCGACGCTTTCCACGCCATCGCCGACGCCGCCGAACTTCCGCCCGTGCGCCTGCACGACCTTCGCCACGGGGCCGCCACACTCATGCTCGCGGCTGGGGCGGACCTCAAAGTCGTGCAGGAACTACTCGGCCACTCCACCATCGCGGTCACCGCCGACACCTACGCCCACGTTCTGCCCGAACTGGCCCGTGAGACCGCCGAAGCCGCCGCGTCCATCGTCCCGCGCAACCAGCGGCGCAATCGGCCCACCGCCGCCTGA
- a CDS encoding helix-turn-helix domain-containing protein — protein MAGSSNPFRSPNETLVALRIERALSQQELAEELNRLATTKHNRHLTLTKKSVYRWESGETESPKRLYQRLLAEYFGVSIPELGFHRPQIQASRPPDTAGAAVASAAPDESPDVVGDRQRWLAVRTALGSTRRALALVAEGLYPGYRVPGLVHTGVITRPDWIPATPVPLGAVTLTLDSDAALPALTGGEPETSAVRPLATPAHRFRRYHDAIRELAAPRLFENRLCFRLTGLDWSARTIRMTFGHMGFFDSMDTNEALAHETALHHLTRDRHGEVITTKPSWRNLAFRKLIADPFDLSRRPLMGAVGTLTIRGGESPSMVLHQRDGGRVAGGGGMTHLMPAGIFQPSSVLPAAVAEDFSLWRNIERELAEELLGHDEYDGSGHPIAYSDLEPFAALDDAYRLGAIQVWCLGLTLDALTLCGDILTVAVIEPDLYDTMFASAVSSNSEGTVSARALPFEENTLRELREQGHLSPGAAAALHLAWAHRATLFPR, from the coding sequence ATGGCTGGCTCCTCGAACCCGTTCCGCTCGCCGAACGAGACCTTGGTCGCCCTGCGGATCGAGCGGGCCCTGTCGCAGCAGGAGCTGGCCGAGGAACTCAACCGGCTGGCGACCACGAAGCACAACCGGCACCTGACGCTGACCAAGAAGTCGGTGTACCGGTGGGAGTCCGGGGAGACGGAATCCCCGAAGCGGCTCTATCAGCGACTGCTCGCCGAGTACTTCGGCGTCTCCATCCCCGAACTCGGTTTCCATCGACCCCAGATCCAGGCCAGCCGGCCGCCCGACACCGCCGGGGCTGCCGTCGCGTCCGCGGCGCCGGACGAGAGCCCGGACGTGGTCGGGGACCGGCAGCGGTGGCTCGCGGTCCGCACCGCGCTCGGCAGCACCCGGCGAGCGCTCGCGCTCGTCGCCGAGGGCCTCTACCCGGGCTACCGCGTCCCCGGGCTGGTACACACCGGCGTCATCACCCGGCCGGACTGGATCCCGGCGACGCCCGTACCTCTGGGTGCGGTGACGTTGACGCTGGACTCCGACGCCGCCCTCCCCGCGCTTACCGGTGGCGAACCCGAGACTTCCGCCGTACGCCCGCTGGCCACCCCTGCGCACCGTTTTCGCCGCTACCATGATGCGATCCGCGAACTCGCCGCGCCGCGCCTGTTCGAGAACAGGTTGTGCTTCCGGCTGACCGGGCTGGACTGGTCGGCGCGCACGATCCGGATGACCTTCGGGCACATGGGCTTTTTCGACTCGATGGACACCAACGAGGCGCTCGCACACGAAACCGCCCTGCACCACCTGACCCGGGATCGACACGGCGAGGTGATCACCACCAAACCGTCGTGGCGGAACCTGGCCTTCCGCAAGCTGATCGCGGACCCGTTCGACCTGTCCCGCCGCCCGCTCATGGGCGCCGTCGGCACCCTCACGATCCGCGGCGGCGAATCCCCCAGCATGGTGCTCCACCAGCGAGACGGCGGCCGAGTCGCCGGCGGCGGTGGCATGACCCACCTCATGCCCGCCGGGATCTTCCAGCCCTCCAGCGTCCTGCCCGCCGCTGTCGCCGAAGACTTCTCCTTGTGGCGCAACATCGAACGGGAACTCGCCGAGGAACTGCTCGGACACGACGAGTACGACGGCAGCGGGCACCCCATCGCCTACAGCGACCTCGAACCCTTCGCCGCGCTCGATGACGCCTACCGTCTGGGCGCCATCCAGGTCTGGTGCCTCGGCCTCACGCTCGACGCGCTGACCCTCTGCGGAGACATCCTGACGGTCGCGGTCATCGAGCCAGATCTCTACGACACGATGTTCGCCAGTGCCGTCAGCTCGAACTCCGAGGGCACGGTCTCGGCCCGCGCTCTCCCGTTCGAAGAGAACACGCTGCGCGAACTTCGGGAACAGGGACATCTCTCACCGGGTGCCGCCGCAGCGCTGCATCTGGCGTGGGCCCACCGCGCGACGCTCTTTCCCCGATAA
- a CDS encoding adenine nucleotide alpha hydrolase family protein: MQSLSVFLLACEGRIPRFDAALFADTGWEPKQVYAQLDIARRIGARAGIPVLTVSNGNIRHDALNPNARFVTMPLFVKNPDGSRGMARRQCTGDYKIRPLKKAVREILGYPHPLRVPRGVFVDQAIGISTDEFHRAKDSDVNYTRNIFPLLDLGMSRSDCLAYLRERGLGDVVKSSCIGCPYSGNSRLRFIRDTDPQAWTDLIEFDKAIRNGSPRANAEGKPLRGQFFIHRSLLPLDEVDLDATRGRPGIEEDDPDGCSPFSCRSGPAATVPVP; the protein is encoded by the coding sequence GTGCAGAGCCTGTCGGTGTTTCTGCTCGCGTGCGAGGGCCGGATCCCGCGTTTCGACGCCGCCTTGTTCGCCGACACAGGCTGGGAACCCAAGCAGGTCTACGCCCAGCTGGACATCGCACGCCGGATCGGTGCGCGGGCCGGGATACCGGTGCTGACGGTGTCCAATGGCAACATTCGCCACGACGCCCTGAACCCCAACGCACGCTTCGTGACGATGCCGTTGTTCGTCAAAAACCCTGATGGCTCAAGGGGAATGGCGCGGCGGCAATGTACTGGTGACTATAAAATTCGGCCCCTGAAGAAAGCGGTCCGAGAGATCCTCGGCTACCCGCATCCGCTGCGCGTGCCGCGCGGGGTGTTCGTCGACCAGGCCATCGGTATCTCCACTGACGAATTCCACCGTGCCAAGGACTCCGATGTCAACTACACCCGCAACATCTTCCCTCTGCTGGACCTCGGGATGTCGCGTTCGGACTGCCTGGCCTACTTGCGCGAGCGCGGCCTGGGCGACGTGGTGAAAAGTTCGTGCATCGGTTGCCCGTACTCGGGCAACTCCCGGCTGCGGTTCATCCGCGACACCGATCCGCAGGCGTGGACGGATCTGATCGAGTTCGACAAGGCGATCCGCAACGGCAGTCCTCGCGCCAACGCTGAGGGAAAACCGTTGCGCGGCCAGTTCTTCATCCACCGCTCCCTGCTGCCGTTGGACGAAGTCGACCTCGACGCCACCCGCGGCCGACCCGGCATCGAGGAAGACGATCCCGACGGCTGCTCTCCGTTCTCGTGCCGCAGCGGTCCTGCCGCCACGGTGCCGGTGCCGTAA
- a CDS encoding asparagine synthase-related protein, translated as MLSFRLALSDLTRPAWHWDSDRWRCGESWVQPISHPALRHEIDHDARATTILVRDLASPVTLAGPAHPVEGGDGANGTSRGDALVLQLQPGRVTLTAGIGGTVPLYLASDGEVLHGSWNLPALRGLLQPTQLQDRAVARALTRRHRYSSDTLFTDVTMLTERAIATFTTAGFQLTYPTPAEHVTHARDLRPGADPRDGLAYLLTEALHPWRASGAAMGLELSGGLDSATVAIAAHEPAGPALRTFGLLVEGALGAEQHRRRVAIADRVGATDDILRAHEHAPFCAGGIRASGAAHDPRGEFYREAFEALADRAAHRGVTIMLTGNGGDEIMAPRIDELPPLPPQSFAEVSWLGPRTRDAVAAIDDNLAPSAVLPTPTLMGFAIHHPAYLRAGIWPVTPFTHPRLVRFAEQLPLEVRRGKKLYRDFLTRADLPSFVTHPQRTEHFRDLMQHGLRHHGLPLAERLLAEGMLLADHGFIDPDALKRTVRDAHQSATVPSVLCDTLVLEVGLRSLLAPEPAPVA; from the coding sequence ATGCTTTCGTTCCGCCTGGCGCTGAGCGACCTGACCCGACCGGCGTGGCACTGGGATAGCGATCGATGGCGCTGCGGCGAGAGCTGGGTCCAGCCGATCTCCCACCCGGCACTGCGTCACGAGATCGACCACGACGCGCGAGCGACCACGATCCTGGTGCGTGACCTCGCCAGCCCGGTGACCCTGGCAGGACCGGCGCATCCCGTGGAGGGCGGCGACGGCGCGAATGGCACTTCCCGTGGCGACGCACTGGTACTGCAGCTGCAGCCGGGACGGGTCACCCTCACCGCCGGCATCGGCGGCACCGTACCGCTGTATCTGGCCTCCGACGGCGAGGTACTGCACGGGAGCTGGAACCTGCCCGCGCTGCGCGGACTCCTCCAGCCGACCCAGCTACAGGATCGTGCCGTGGCACGCGCCTTGACCAGGCGGCACCGCTACAGCAGCGACACCTTGTTCACCGACGTGACCATGCTGACCGAACGTGCGATCGCGACCTTCACCACGGCGGGCTTCCAGCTCACCTACCCGACCCCGGCCGAACACGTTACGCACGCGCGGGACCTGCGCCCCGGTGCCGACCCTCGCGATGGGCTCGCCTACCTGCTCACGGAGGCACTGCACCCGTGGCGCGCCAGTGGTGCCGCGATGGGGCTGGAACTGTCCGGCGGCCTGGACTCCGCCACCGTCGCGATCGCCGCACACGAGCCCGCAGGACCCGCACTGCGGACCTTCGGGCTCCTTGTCGAGGGAGCCCTCGGTGCCGAGCAGCACCGTCGTCGCGTCGCGATCGCCGACCGCGTCGGCGCGACCGACGACATTCTGCGAGCGCACGAGCATGCCCCGTTCTGCGCCGGCGGCATCCGTGCCAGCGGCGCCGCCCACGATCCCCGCGGCGAGTTTTACCGCGAAGCGTTCGAAGCCCTCGCCGACCGCGCTGCCCACCGTGGCGTCACGATCATGCTGACCGGCAACGGCGGCGACGAGATCATGGCACCCCGCATCGACGAACTGCCCCCACTCCCACCCCAGAGCTTCGCCGAAGTGTCCTGGCTGGGGCCCCGAACCCGAGACGCCGTCGCCGCGATCGACGACAACCTGGCGCCCTCCGCCGTGCTGCCGACACCGACCCTGATGGGGTTCGCGATCCACCACCCCGCCTACCTGCGCGCGGGAATCTGGCCGGTCACGCCGTTCACCCATCCCCGTCTGGTGCGCTTCGCCGAACAGCTCCCGCTCGAGGTCCGCCGCGGCAAGAAGCTCTACCGCGACTTCCTCACCCGCGCCGACCTGCCGTCGTTCGTCACCCACCCCCAGCGCACGGAGCACTTCCGGGACCTCATGCAACACGGCCTGCGCCACCACGGACTACCACTCGCCGAACGTCTGCTCGCCGAAGGCATGCTGCTCGCCGACCACGGCTTCATCGACCCCGACGCCCTGAAGCGCACCGTGCGCGACGCGCATCAGAGCGCTACCGTGCCGTCCGTGCTGTGCGACACCCTCGTCCTCGAAGTCGGCCTGCGCTCCCTGCTGGCCCCGGAACCCGCCCCCGTCGCATGA
- a CDS encoding helix-turn-helix domain-containing protein: MHDLDRLRPATPDSTTTAASSPAWSRERLGDLGVTTDLMTAARMLGIGRTTAYKLARAGTFPVPAVRVGRSYRIPVARVIELLGLDKEPHA; the protein is encoded by the coding sequence GTGCACGATCTCGACCGTCTCCGCCCCGCCACACCTGACTCGACAACCACGGCCGCGTCGTCACCGGCGTGGTCGCGCGAACGACTCGGGGACCTCGGCGTGACCACCGACCTGATGACCGCCGCCCGCATGCTCGGCATCGGCCGCACCACGGCCTACAAACTCGCCCGCGCCGGAACCTTCCCGGTGCCGGCGGTCCGCGTCGGCCGCAGCTACCGCATCCCCGTCGCGCGTGTGATCGAGCTACTCGGGCTGGACAAAGAGCCTCATGCCTGA
- a CDS encoding recombinase family protein, with protein MTRRSAEAIAVLIRAGWNVHHPPYGYTTMTVTGAQSRRGTPRTRLTPDPCRAPVVQDVFYWRAVTGLSVEDITARLDADHGRYPPPGTHLSWPPAAVASILTNIKYTGYQATGTRDENGAFRPVEQWVLSDQPAHRALVTPALFWAAQDPATSVRRIPHRLLTPVHGFAAHGDGKEVW; from the coding sequence GTGACGCGACGGTCGGCCGAGGCGATCGCGGTCCTGATCCGCGCGGGCTGGAATGTTCACCACCCGCCATATGGCTACACCACGATGACCGTGACCGGAGCGCAGAGCCGACGCGGTACTCCCCGCACCCGCCTGACACCGGACCCGTGCCGTGCCCCGGTGGTGCAGGACGTCTTCTACTGGCGCGCGGTCACCGGCCTGTCCGTCGAGGACATCACCGCGCGGCTCGACGCCGATCACGGCCGCTACCCGCCGCCCGGGACGCACCTCTCCTGGCCGCCCGCAGCAGTCGCCTCGATCTTGACCAACATCAAATACACGGGCTACCAGGCGACTGGCACCCGCGACGAGAACGGTGCGTTCCGTCCCGTCGAGCAATGGGTGCTGTCCGACCAGCCCGCGCATCGCGCCCTGGTCACCCCCGCGCTGTTCTGGGCCGCGCAAGATCCCGCGACCAGCGTGCGGCGCATCCCGCACCGGCTTCTCACGCCGGTCCACGGATTCGCCGCCCACGGTGACGGGAAGGAGGTGTGGTGA